A segment of the Streptomyces sp. NBC_01235 genome:
GACCTGCGCATCACGCTGAACTTCCACCCGGACCGGGACGCCGGCGGCGCCTCCGTCCTCCGGGCCCTCGCCCGGGACGGCGCCTACCACTCCCAGTTCGTCACCGGCACCAGCAACGGCGGCCTCACCGCGCACCCCGGCGGAGACCGGTGGCGCTGGGAGAGCCGTATCTTCGGCGGGGCCTACGACGATGCCGACCCGCGCGAGCGACCCGTGTACGGCGCGCTCGACTTCCGCCGCCAAGTGGTGGGCGCGGCCCCGAGGTTCGGTTCCTCCCACTTCCGGCTGACCGCCCGGACGCTCGCCCGCGCCACGTTCTGCTACCCGGACAGCGCGGCCGAGCCCACCGACTTCGGTGTGGCCGCCGGCATGTCCTTGCTGGCGCTGGCCGAAGCGGACGAGCGGGACGCCCTGAACGACTACGTCGAAGCCCACGTCCACGGCGGCGTCGACCTCGCCCGCGACGTGGAGGCCCTGGTCCTGGACGCGAGCTACCGGGGCACGTCCGTCGAGGCCGCGGCCCGCTCGCTGCCCTGCCCGCTCGCCTGGCACCCCGGCTACCGCATCACCGTCGAGGAGCTCTACCGCCACGCCGCCTACCGGGAACGGGAGTACGCCGACCTGGGCGCCCGCATCGCCGAGGACGGCGTGGTCGACCCACGGATCATCGGCGACGCGGCCCGCACCGGCCGGTACGTCCTGCAGGACCTGAAGATGGTGTGGCACACCCTGGCCCGCTTCGGGGCGCCGATGGGAGCGGGTACGGCCGATTCGCCGGAGGACGTGATCGCCCGCGCCCGGGCGGACGCCACTACCGCCGACGCCGCCTACTCGTCGCCGGCCGGCACCGGCGGCCACGCCCCGGCCGAAAGCACACCCAGCGCGTAGGCGCGGGCGACGAGTTCCGTACGGTTGGCCGCGCCCCAGCGCGCGGACAGCCGCCGCAGGTGGTAGGTCACGCCGGCCGCGGTGCGGCCGGTCTCGCGGGCGGCGCGGGCCATGGTGGCGCCCCCGGCGAGCAGCGCGAGGATCCTCGCCCCGGCCGGCGCGCCCCGGACCGGGGAAGCCGCCTCTCGGGGCGCGCGTTCGTCGAGGACACACAACATCACCGGCAGGGCGGGCGTCTCCTCGAAGGTGTCGCTCACCGGGTCCGCCGTCAACTCCCCGTGCCGCTCCATGCCTCCGGGCGCCCGCCGGCACACCGACACCTGGTAGCGCGAGCGGTGCCGCAGCCGCAGCGCCGCGGCGATCCGCTCCACCTGGGTCGCCTCCCGCGGCCGGAACAGCTCCAGCACAGCCCGCCCGCGCAGCCGCCCCGGGATCGTCCCGCACTCGGCGGGCATCGCCGGATTGGCCGGCAGGACGGCGCCGTGGACATCGCACACCGCGACCGGCACCGACACCCGGTCGAAGAGCGGAAGCGCGCGGTTGCGCCACATCACGCGTCCCGCTGTGCCCGCTCACCCATGGACGGGATGCGCCGCCTGCCAGGCCAGTCGCGAGTCCGCGTCCTCCCCGAGACCGGTGAGGAACTCGTCCAGATCCAGGAACTCCTGCCAGACCGGGCGCCCACCCGCCCGTGACAGCTCCGCCACGACCAGGTCCTCCAGCTCGGCGACCCGCTTGTTCTTCCACACTTTGTCGGCCAGGCTCACCAGCAGGTCCTCCGGGCCGACGTCCGGGGTCGTCCAGGAGGCGTGGGTCCCGGCGAACCGTGCCAGTCCGGGGCGCACCCCGCGGGCCAGGAGCAGCTCCCGCCCGGCCTCCTCGTGCCGGGCGCCGGGGCCGGACAGCTCGCCCGGATGCAGGGTCTTGCCGATGTCGTGCGTGGCCGCACCGAACAGCACCGCCTCCCGATCGATGACGAGGGCCGGGCAGTGCCGGCCCGCCCAGTCGACGAGCCGGGCCGCCACGTCGTGCACGGCCCGGAGATGAGCGACCAGCCGGGGCGGCGCACCGATCTCGTCCAGCAGCGCCGCCACCTCCACGGGCAGCGGGCGCAGCACGGGATCCGAGGTCTCGTCCAGGGCGATGGACAGCACGGTGGGGGCGGTGGTCATCCGGCCAGCCTAATGACCGGCGCGGCCTGCCTGACAGCCACCGCCCGGCACTTCCGCAACCCCTCACACGCCTTTCCCGCCGCACGAACATGCAGTGCGACGCCACGGCCCCAGCACCCGAGTGGATCACGCTGGATCCCGGCACGTCGACGACCGCACACCCGTGGTCATGGTGGCCGTCGGCACCGGTCGCGCGCCATTGCGCGGCGTCGTCGCCGACCGCACGGCGGCCCTCGCCGCGGGCGCCGAACTCCCGCCCGCCGTCTGCTACTTCGGTGAGACGTGCCGGACGCCGACTTCCTGCACGCCGACCTCCTGCACGCCGACTTCCTGCACGCCGAGGAGCTGCGCGCCCTTCGAGACCACCGGGGCGGTCTCGCCCCGCCCGGCCTTGAGCGCGGCCCCCGAGGACGGGATGCTGTTCGTCCAGCACCGCATGACCGCCGAGGCCGACGAGGCCCGGCGCCTGCCGGCCCAGGGAGCCCGGGTGCATGTGTGCGGCGACGGCTCGCGGATGGCGCCGGGCGTCCGGGACGCGTTCCGTACCCTGTACCGGGACCGCACGCCCGGCGCCGACGACACGGCCGCCGAGGCATGGCTCAACCGGCTGGTCTCGGACGGGCGTTACGTCGAGGACGGGTACGCGGCCGGCCGACCGGGAGGAAGGGATGGACGGGTGACGGATTCCTGGGCACGGGCCCGGAACGCGCTGGAGGCGGCGGGGATCCCGCCCGACCGTCTGGCCCACCTCGGACCGCTCGGCGGCGGCACGTACAACACCGTCGAGGAGCTCCGCCTCACGGACGGCGACCGCTACGTACTGAAGGTCGCGCCCACGGCGCCGGGCCTGAGCTACGAGAGCCGACTGCTTCTCGGCGAGGCGGAGTTCTGCCGCGGGGCGGCCGAGGCCGGCGTCCCGGCGCCCAGGGTCGTGGCCCTCGACGAGGCCTGGCTGCTGATGACGGTGTCCCCGGGCGCCCCCTGGAACGATTCGCTCACCACGGCCGAACAGGCGGAGCTACGAGGAGAGTTGGGCCGTCAGGTCGCCCGTCTGCACGAGGTGACCGGGCCCGGCTTCGGCTACCCCACCGGCGCCTTCGGCCCGCTCGCCCCCGACTGGCGCACCGCGTTCACGGCGATGGTCGACGCTGTCCTGGCCGACGCCCGCCACTACGGTGCCTGGCTGCCCCGTCCCGTCGACGAGGTGGCCGCCGTCGCCCGCACCGCGTACGACGCCCTCGACGAGGTCACCGTCCCGCGCCTGGTCCACTTCGACCTGTGGCCGGGCAACGTCCTGGTCGACCATGCCGACGGCAGAGCCCGGATCGGGGGACTCATCGACGGTGAGCGGATGTTCTGGGGCGACCCGATCGCGGACTTCGTCTCCCTGGCGCTGCTGGGGGACATCAGGAAGGACGAGGCGTTCCTGGGGGGCTACCGCGACGCCGGAGGCCACGCCGCGTTCGACGCGTCCGCCCGGCTGCGTCTCGCCCTCTACCGCGCCTACCTCTACCTGATCATGCTCGCCGAGACGGTTCCGCGGGCGGTCGGCGCGGATCAGGAGCGGTGGGTGCGGGAGAGGGTCGCACCGGAACTCATGGCGGCGCTGGGCGAGATCGAGGCCGCGGACGTCTCTCGGCTCACATCGTGAACTGAGGGTCGGAGGAATGGCGCGGCGCACCCTGCCGCAGGGGTATGTTGCAGGTCGGGCTGGGTGCGAGAGGGAGCGGCGTGACGGGGCGGAGCGGGCGCACGGTACGCGATCTGAGGCGGGCCAACCGTGCGGCCGTACTGCAACGGCTCTACTTCGACGGACCCCTCAGCCGCTTCGAACTCGGGCCGGCCACCGGCCTGAGCTCCGGTTCGATCAGCAACGTCGTCGCCGACCTGGTCGCCGACGGGCTGGTGGAGGAGGCCGGCAGCGTCGACTCCGACGGGGGCCGTCCCCGCATGCTGCTGCGCGTGGCCCCCGGCAGTGGCCACATGATCGGCGTGGACATCGGAGAGACCCGGGTGCGGATCGGGCTGTTCGACCTGACTCTCACCGAACTCGCCCGTACGGAACGGCCGTTGAAGCAGCGGCGGTACGAGGTCGACGGGATCGTCGGCCACGTCCGGGACGGGATCACCGAGGTGCTGGCCGCGGCCGGCATCGCCCCCGAACAGCTCCTCGGGGTCGGTATCGGCGTACCCGGCATCGTCGAGCACACCCCCGAGGACGGCGCCGTCGTGCACGGCCAGACCATCGGCTGGGACGCCGTCCGCCTGGAGGCACTCCTGCGGGATAGCTCGCCGCTCCCCGGGGCCGTTCCGTACTTCATCGACAACGGCGCCAAGACCCTCGGCCAGGCCGAGATGTGGTTCGGCGGCGGACGCGGCGCGCACAGCGCGGTCGTCGTCCTCTTCGGCTCGGGCGTCGGCGCCTGCCTCGTCGCCCCCGAGGCGGAGCACGGCCGGGCCGTCGAATGGGGGCACCTCACGGTCCGGGTGCGCGGCCGCCGCTGCCGCTGCGGCGCCCTCGGCTGCCTGGAGGCCTACGCGGGCGCCGAGGCGCTGCTGGAACGCTGGCGCGAGCAGGGGGGCCGGCCGCCGGAGGGCGCGGACGAGGAGACCGCCCTGACGGCGATGCTGGCCGCCGCCTACCCGGCCACGGGGTCCGAACCGTGCGACCCGGTCGCGTCGGCCGTTCTGGAGGAGACCGCGGAGTACCTGGGCGCGGGCCTCTCCGACCTGATCAATCTCTTCCAGCCCGAGCGCATCCTCATCGGCGGCTGGGCCGGCCTGCAACTCGGCGCCCGCTTCCTGCCCGCCGTCCGCCGCCACGCCACCGCGTACGCGCTGCGCCACCCGGCGCGGAAGGTCACCGTCGAGCTGGGCCGGCTGGGCCCCGACGCGGTCACCGTCGGCGCGGCGATCCTCCCGCTCGCCGACTTCTTCGGCCGCGGCGGCCGCCGCCCCGACCCCGCCCCCACCGGCCCGTCCCCCGCCTGGCGAACAGCCCTGGAACACCGCACCCCAGGCTGAGCCCGCACGCCCTGCTCACCGCGCGCCCTGCTCACCGCGCGCCCTGCTGACCCGCGGTTTCGGGCAGGGGGGGCGAAGCCCCGCCCCCACGTTTCGCCGGTCGCTCGGGAGGTACTCGCGTGTCGCCCGGGCGATCGTCGTTCGGGGGAGTCGTTCGTTCGCGTCCGGTGCGGCGTGGGCGCGGAGGGAGGACGTCGTGGGCGTACATCGCCACGAAGGCCCCGGTGAGAACGGCGCGCCGATCCCGCGTGACCTGCCGGACCAGCAGGCCGACGGGGGCGAGGACCCCTGGGACGTCGCCGACGCCGAGTCGCCTCGGGAGCCCGCGGAGGACGTCCCGGACACCGATGAGGCGGGCACCGGACGCCAGGGTTCCCCGCGCGCGGACAGCGGTCGGTCCGACCACCCCGTCCCCGACGAGCCGTCCGCCTGAGGAGTTCGCATGGGCATGGCCGACCGGGTCCGTTCATGGCCCGTCCTACGCCAACTCACCGGCGCCGCACCGGCCGGGGCAGTGCCGCCAAGTCCGCGCGGACCGAGCGGCTGCGCCCCCGCACCGACACCGCCGACCGCGTCGTCCCGTCGATCTGCCCGTACTGCGCCGTCGGCTGTGGGCAGCAGGTGTATGTCAAGGACGACGAGGTCGTGCAGATCGAGGGGGATCCTGCGTCGCCCGTCAGTCGTGGGCGGCTCTGTCCCAAGGGGTCGGCCACCCTTCAGCTGACCACCGGCCCCGCCCGCCGCCACCAGGTCCTCTACCGCCGCCCGCACGGCACCGACTGGGAACCCCTCGACCTGGACACGGCCATGGACATGGTCGCCGACCGGGGTGTCCGCACCCGGCGCGAGACCTGGCAGTGGGATGGGCATGCGCACCGCCCGCACCATGGGCATCGCCAGCCTCGCCGGAGCGACCCTTGACAACGAGGAGAACTACCTCATCAAGAAGCTGCTGACCGGCCTCGGCGTCGTTCAGGTGGAGAACCAGGCCCGGGTCTGCCACAGCTCCACCGTCGCCGGCCTCGGCACCTCCTTCGGCCGCGGCGGCGCCACGACGTTCATGCAGGACCTCCAGCACGCCGACTGCATCGTCATCGAGGGCTCCAACTTCGCCGAGTGCCACCCGGTCGGCTTCCAGTGGGTGATGGAGGCGAAGAAGCGCGGCGCGACGATCATCGACGTCGACCCGCGCTTCAACCGCACCAGCGCACTGTCCGACCTCTACGTCCCGATCCGCGCCGGCACCGACATCGCCTTCCTCGGCGGGATCATCAACCATGTCCTCACCGAGGAGAAGGAGTTCCGCGAGTACGTCCTGAGGTACACCAACGCCGCCACCCTGGTCGGCGAGGACTTCCGCGACACCGAGGACCTCGACGGCGTCTTCTCCGGCCTCGACGAGGAGAAGGCGCACTACGACCCCCGCACCTGGCAGTACGAGGGCGTCGAGGTGCAGCAGCCCACCGGTGAGGTCGACGAGCAGTACGAGGACCGCACCGGCAGGGCGTCCGGCCCCGAGGCGCACGGCTCCGGCGGCGCCCGCACAGGCCACCGCGCCCCCACCGACGAGACGCTCCGGCACCCGCGCTGCGTCTACCAGAGCCTCAGGCGCCACTACGCCCGCTACACCCCCGAGAGGGGCGAGGAGATCTGCGGCATCCCGCGCGCGACCTTCCGCCGCGTCTGCGACGCGCTGACCGCCAACTCCGGCCCCGAGCGCACCAGCGCCTTCGTCTACGCCGTCGGCTGGACGCAGCACTCGACCGGCAACCAGTTCATCCGCGCCGCGAGCGTGCTCCAGCTGCTGCTGGGCAACATCGGCCGACCCGGCGGTGGCATCCAGGCGCTGCGCGGCCACGCCTCCATCCAGGGCTCCAGCGACATCCCCACCCTCTTCAACCTGCTGCCGGGCTCTCCCCATGCCGCACGCCCACACCCACATGGACCTCGACGACCATGTCGCGGCCACCCGCACGGAGAAGGGCTTCTGGGCGAAACATGCGCGCCTACATGGTCAGCCTCCTCAAGGCCTACTACGGCGACGCGGCCACCCCCGACAACGACTTCTGCTTCGACCACCTGCCGCGCCTGACCGGCTCCCACTCCACCTACGACACGGTGCCGGCCCAGCTCGACGGCGCGTGCAAGGGCTACTTCCTGCTCGGCGAGAACCCGGCCGTCGGCTCCGCCAACACCCGCCTGCAACGCCTGGGCATGGCGAACCGACGAGTACCCGGCCGGGCCCTGCGCACGCGGCGATGCCCCGCCGCCGAACCGGCCGTGCTCGACGTGCCCGAGCTCGTCGTGCCCGTGCCCGTGCCCGTGCTCGTGCCCGTGCCCGTGCCCGAGCTCGTCGTGCCCGTGCTCGTCGTCCACCGCGACCCGCGGAAGAGGGCGGCGGGGAGTGACGCGGACCGGCCCCTACGCGCCGAACGCGTTCACGCCCGTCAGCTCGGCGGACAGCTCCCACAGCCGCGCCGCCTGCTCCGGGTCTGTCGCCCAGGCCTTGACGCCGGAGCGTTCGTCGCCGTCGACGGCGGGCTCGGCGATGTCGCAGTCCTCGAGGTAGACGCCGCCCATCCCGGCCAGCTGCGGCGAGGTCGCCGCCCACACCTGGGTGGCCGCGCCCTGCTCCGGGGTCTTGAAGCCCTGCGGGTTGAGTACGTTCCCGTCCTCGTCGATCCACCCGCGCTCCACCATCTCCTGCTTGGGGATGTGCCGCTGCAGGGGCGTGATGATGCCGCCGGGGTGCAGGGAGAAGGCGCGCACGCCCCGGTCCCGGGCCAGCCGGTCCAGGTGGACGGCGAAGAGCACATTCGCGGTCTTGGCCTGCCCGTACGCCTCCCACTTGTCGTAGCCCCGGCGCCACTGGACGTCGTCCCAGCGCATCCCCGAGAAGTGGTGGGCGCGCGAGGAGACGGACACGACCCGCGCGCCGCCGGGCTCGATCGCCGGCCACAGGCGGTTGACGAGGGCGAAGTGGCCGAGGTGGTTCGTGGCGAACTGGGCCTCCCAGCCGGGGCCGACCCGGGTCTCGGGGCAGGCCATGATCCCGGCGCTGTCGATGACGAGGTCGATGCTGCGGCCGGAGGCGAGGAACCGCTCGGCGAAGGCGCGCACGCTGTCCAGGTCGCCGAGGTCGAGCTCTTCCGTCTCGACGTCGTCGAGGCCGACGAGGTTCTCGCGGGCCGCCGCCGGGCGCCGCGCGGGGACGACGACGTGGGCACCGGCCTTGGCGAGCGCGCGGGTCGTCTCCAGGCCCAGCCCGGAGTACCCGCCCGTGACCAGGGCCAGCTTCCCGGTCAGGTCGACGCCCCGCAGGACCTCGTCGGCGGTGCTTGTGGCGCCGAAGCCCGAGCCGATCTTGTGCTGTGCGGTGCCGTTGCTGTGCGTGTCGCTGTTGCTCATGACCTGAACGCTACGAATTGGAGTGCTCTCGAAGTCAAGTGCGACCGTGGTCCGCGGTCCCGGACAGGAGAAAGCCCCGACCGGACGGGGGAATCACGGTCGGGGCGGCCAAGCGGTGGGCGCGGATGGCGGTCGCCTCTCGGCGAGGGCTCCACAGGGCTTCAGCCGAACGATCGTCCCTGTGGGCAAAAGGTGAGGCCCGGGGACACTGTCCCATCCGCACCCACGGTTGGTTCAACGGGGAACTACCGGTGGGTGTTCCGGGGTCCGGCCGTGGCGCGCGGTGATGTGTGTCACCGTTTCCCGCTCCGCCCCGGCTGTCCGGTCGTCGTCCGCCGCGACGGCGCGGGGTGGGTGAGGGCCGTGACATGACCGGTCCCGCGGTCGTCGGCGGTCGTCCGCCGCCTCGGGCACCGCGTCGAGAGGGACCGGTGTGGTCTGCGCGGTGGGTCGGTGGTCGGGTGCGGGCTCGGGCGGCTCCGGTGCCGCGCCGGACGCGGCCCGTCGCGCCGCCGTTCCGGTCGGGCGCCCAGGGACCGCTCGGCGGCCGTCGCCGTGGCCCACTCCCGCCGCTGCCTGGCAGAGTCGGGAGGGACCGGTGTGGTCTGCGCGGTGGGTCGGTGGTCGGGTGCGGGCTCGGGCGGCTCCGGTGCCGCGCCGGACGCGGCCCGTCGCGCCGCCGTTCCGGTCGGGCGCCCAGGGACCGCTCGGCGGCCGTCGCCGTGGCCCCCCGCTGCCCGGCGGTGACCGGGGGCGGCACGGCCGAGCGCGCGTTGACGGCGCCACCGATCACCGCGCTCAGCACCCGCCGCCCCCTGGACCCGGCCCCCGCCCCGTGGCCCGGCGCGGCCCCCCAGGGGCCCGCGCCTCAGGCCAGCGGACTTGCCGTCAGGGACGCCAGGAGGTCGGCGGGGCCGTCGTAGACGGCTTCCGCGCCCGCGTTCAGCAGGTCGGCGCGGGGGGTGCCGCCGGACAGGACTCCCACACAGCGCACCCCGGCTCGACGGCCCGCGCGCATGTCCCACACGGTGTCGCCGACGAACACGGCGCGTTCGGCAGGCGCCCCGGCCAGCTCCAGGGCGTGTTGCACGGGTTCCGGCGAGGGCTTGCCCTGCGCCACGTCGTCCGCGCTCGCCGTGGCGGCGATGGCGTCGTCGGCGTCGATGGCGCGCCGCAGGGCCGACAGCTCGCCCCCGCTCGCCGAGGTGGCGAGGACGACCGTCCAGCCGTCGTCGCGCAGCCGCCGCAGTAGTGGGCCGGCGTCCCGCAGTGGCGGCAGCCGGTCGAAGTACTGCCCGTAGAGGGCCTTGTGGGCGGCGCTGAGCTCGGCGTCCTCGTCCTTGTCGCGGTCGTCGCCGAGCAGGTGGGCGATCAGGTCGTCGGAACCGAGTCCGACCGCCCGGTGCACGGCGTGCATCGGTACCCGGTGGCCCGCCTGCCGGAAGGCCTCCCACCAGGTGGTGACATGCAGGTGGTTGGTGTCGACGAGGGTGCCGTCGATGTCGAACACGGCGGCGCGGGTCATCTCGGGTCCTTTCTCTCGAGCCCTTCGAGTACCACCTCAGCGGCCCGCCAGGCCCGCCGGCACCCGCCCCTCCCGCGTCCAGGCCAGCAGTGCGGCCAGCGGCCACGTGGTCACGATCCGTTCCGCGGGCACCTCACACTCCTCGGCCCGCGCGCAGCCCAGGATCTGCCAGTCCAGCTGGCCGGGCGCGTGTGCGTCGGTGTCGACCGAGAACAGCACGCCCGCCGTCACGGCCCGGCGGAGCAGCCGGCGCGGCGGGTCGAGCCGCTCGGGCCGGCTGTTGATCTCCACGGCCGTACCGGACTCGGCGCACGCCGCGAACACCTCGTCCGCGTCGAACTCCGACTCCGGCCGCCCCCGCCCGCTCACCAGCCGACCGGTGCAGTGGCCGAGGATGTCGGCGTGGGGATCGCGCACGGCGTTCACCATGCGGCGCGTCATCGCGCGGGACTCCATGCGCAGCTTGGAGTGCACGGACACGACCACCACGTCGACCCGCTCCAGCAGCTCCGGCTCCTGGTCCAGCGACCCGTCGTCGAGGATGTCGCACTCGATGCCGGTCAGCAGCCGGAACGGCGCCCAGGTCGCGTTGAGCTCCTCGACCACCTCCAGTTGCCGGCGCAGCCGCTCGGGCGAGAGCCCGCGGGCGACCGTCAGGCGCGGCGAGTGGTCGGTGAGCACGGTCCACTCGTGGCCGAGCGCGGCCGCGGCCCGGCCCATCTCGTCGATGGGACTGCCGCCGTCCGACCAGTCGGAGTGGACATGGCAGTCCCCGCGCAGCAGCTCCCGCAGCCGGGACCCCGCGCCGTCCGTGAGCGGCCGGCCGGCCTCGCCCTCCAGTTTCTCCAGATACGACGGCACGTGCCCGGCGAGCGCCTCGCGCACCACCTGGGCGGTCTTGGGGCCCACACCCTTGAGCGACTCCAGCGTCCCGGCCGCCGCCCGCTGCTCGACCTCCGCCACGGGCAGCCGCGCCAGTACCCGGGACGCCGTACGGAAGGCGCGCACGCGGTAGGTCGGCGCCAGGGACCGCTCCAGCAGGAAGGCGATCCGGTCCAGGGCCTCGACGGGATCCATCGCCACCTCCTGGCTCCAGAGTTCCCCACCTGCGCGCGGACCGCATGACGGGCGTCGCGTTTCGCCCTGGACGTCACATTTTGGTGATGATCGGATGATTCATACCGGTAGGTTGCGTTCTACCCTCTATGTCATGACCGAAATTGCGAGCCTCCGTATTTCCCACCCGCGGATCATGGTGCTCGGGGTGCAGCCGGGCCCGACGCCTTTCCGCATCGTGGAAGTCGATGGTCAGGTGGTCGGTGAGGCGAGGGCCGTCATCGACGTCCTCGAAATAGCCGCAGCGTTCGGCGTCACGGTCCATGACCTCGACGACCCGGACGTCGTGCGCTGGGTGGGCGGGGGCAAGTACACCTGGGCCCCGCGCTGACGGCGGCCCGGTCTCCTGCCCCTGCGCCCCGTCACAGGTGCCGCTCCCGCGCGTGCACCGCACGGCTCACCCTGCGCCCCAGGAGCAGGTAACCGACCAGCGCGCCCGTGGTGTTGAGGATGACGTCGTCGATGTCGAAGGCGCGCCCGGTCACCAGCGCGCCCTGGGCGAACTCCACCAGCAGCATGACGGCCGCGGTCAGCAGCAGCACCCGCAGCACCCCACGCGCCCGGGGCGCGACGACCGGCACCAGGATCCCGAAGGGCACGCCGAGCAGCACGTTCCCGCCGATCTGCTTGGCGGCGTCACGCAACGCGGGCTGGTCGAGGTAGGCCCGCAGCGAGTCGCCGGGACGCAGGTTGGAGTGCACCAGGGACTCGGAGGCGGGCGACGGCTCCAGCGTGAGCCGGGCGAGCACGACGGCGAACGCCACCATGAACGCGAAGGCGAACAGCATCGCCAGCAGCCGCAGCGGGAACGGCAACGGCCGCTCGGCGTGTGACGACTTCTTCGCCGCGGCGCCTTTGTCCCCCTTACCAGCCTTACCAGCCTTACCGGCATTACCAGCCTTACCGGTCTTGCCGGTCTTGCCGGTTTTCTCGGCCGTCTTCCTGGGGGTGGCGGGCTTGGCTGTCTCCTTCTTCGGCTTTGTCGGGGTGGCGGGCTCCTCGCTCTTGGCGGCGCGCGGGCGGAACAGGGTACGCGGACGTAGGGCTGCACGGGCCATGCGGTCCTCCAGTGTTCAACTTCCCTGCGTAGTAAGGCGATTACCCGCTAACCGCCCAGGGATGCAGACCGACGGTGCCCGGGTCCGCGGAGACCCGGGGACGGCTGGCCCGGATCCCCGACACCATGACTTTGGTCCCCGCGCTGCTGCTCGCGGCGGCGGTCGCAGCCGGGGTGGCCCCGGGTCTCGCCCACGTCGTCGCGCACGCCGTGAACGAGACCGGATCGGGAGGCGCGGTCACCTCCGTCCACTGGACCTGGGCCGGGGCACTGCTGGGCCTGACCTCGACCCTGCCGGCCGTGGGTCTGGCGGCCGTCGCCGTCGCCCGGCCGCGACTGCTCGCGGCCCCCGGCCGGGCGCTCTCCCTGCGCCGTCTGCAGTCCGGGCACATCGGGGACTACGTGGCCGGGCTGCTGGCCGGCACAGCACTACTGGGCGCACTGGCACTGCCCGGCGTGCTCGGCGGCTGACGCGGGGCCGGGCGCCGCGTGCGGGGATCAGGGGCCGTAGGCCACCTTCACCTCCTTGAAGCCGAGGGAGCGCAGCAGCCCCCGAAGCATGTCGGTGGTGTTGGTCTCGGCGCGCGCGGTCAGTCCGCTCTCCTTCGCCGCGTCGCCGATGTGCCGGACCGCGAGCTTCTGCACGGCCTGCTCACCGTTGGGGTTGTCCGAGAAGAGGTCGCCGAGGCGGTCGAGGAGACCGCGCTGCTTGGAGACCGCGTAGGAGCGGTCGGGGTCCAGCGCCGGAGTGCCGAGCCGGGCGTGCGGGAGCCGGAGCGTGGCCGAGGTGCGGTCGTCGTTGACCGTCACGTCCTTGTCGCCGACCTTGCCGAGGTCGACGTAGGCGTCCACGGTGCCCGCCCCGACGTACAGGGTGCGGGTGCCGCGCAGCGCGTCGGGGAGGTACTTGGCGTCCTTCTCCAGGTCCACGACGACCTGGAAGTTGCCGGAGGCGGCGTCGTATCGGCTCATGTCCTGGATGGACTCGAGCAGGGCGGGGCCGGAGCGGTCGTGGGTCTCGGTGCCGAAGAAGTCGCGCAGTCCCGGCAGCAGACTCAGCCGGATCCCGGCGAACATCACGACGAGCACGACCACGACGGCGGTGAGCACCTTGGCCCAGCCGGGCATCCGCCGAGGGAGGCGCTTGTCGGACTTGTCGGGCTTGGTGGACCTGATGGAAGTCGTCATGCAGACGGTCCTCCTTCCTGCTGTCCGGATGCCCGCCAATTCCGCTGTCAGACCGCCTTGTTGACGACCTGTGACAGGAGGGTCACGGAGGTCGAGGAAGTGAGCTGCCCCGTCGTACCGGCCCGTGGTCGAAGGCGAAGGCGACCGCGCGCACCCGGTCGCGCCGGTCCAGCTGGTCCGGGACCCGGCCGACGTGCGTCTTCACGGTCGCCTCGCCGACGCGCAGCCGTCCGGCGATCTCCGCGTAGGACAGGCCACGGCCGAGACAGGCCACGGCCGAGACAGGCCACGGCCGAGCAGGAGCAGCACCGCGTGCCCCCGGTCGGTCAGCGGGGCCGGCCGGCGGGCCGTGTCCGGCGTCGGCTCGACGGGGGTGGCGCGGGCGAACTCGGCGAGCAGCCGGCGGGTGACGGACGGCCCGAGGAGCGCCTCGCCCCGCCGCGAGCGTG
Coding sequences within it:
- a CDS encoding HAD family hydrolase; translated protein: MTRAAVFDIDGTLVDTNHLHVTTWWEAFRQAGHRVPMHAVHRAVGLGSDDLIAHLLGDDRDKDEDAELSAAHKALYGQYFDRLPPLRDAGPLLRRLRDDGWTVVLATSASGGELSALRRAIDADDAIAATASADDVAQGKPSPEPVQHALELAGAPAERAVFVGDTVWDMRAGRRAGVRCVGVLSGGTPRADLLNAGAEAVYDGPADLLASLTASPLA
- a CDS encoding PHP domain-containing protein; the encoded protein is MDPVEALDRIAFLLERSLAPTYRVRAFRTASRVLARLPVAEVEQRAAAGTLESLKGVGPKTAQVVREALAGHVPSYLEKLEGEAGRPLTDGAGSRLRELLRGDCHVHSDWSDGGSPIDEMGRAAAALGHEWTVLTDHSPRLTVARGLSPERLRRQLEVVEELNATWAPFRLLTGIECDILDDGSLDQEPELLERVDVVVVSVHSKLRMESRAMTRRMVNAVRDPHADILGHCTGRLVSGRGRPESEFDADEVFAACAESGTAVEINSRPERLDPPRRLLRRAVTAGVLFSVDTDAHAPGQLDWQILGCARAEECEVPAERIVTTWPLAALLAWTREGRVPAGLAGR
- a CDS encoding VanZ family protein, coding for MARAALRPRTLFRPRAAKSEEPATPTKPKKETAKPATPRKTAEKTGKTGKTGKAGNAGKAGKAGKGDKGAAAKKSSHAERPLPFPLRLLAMLFAFAFMVAFAVVLARLTLEPSPASESLVHSNLRPGDSLRAYLDQPALRDAAKQIGGNVLLGVPFGILVPVVAPRARGVLRVLLLTAAVMLLVEFAQGALVTGRAFDIDDVILNTTGALVGYLLLGRRVSRAVHARERHL
- a CDS encoding DUF4230 domain-containing protein, with amino-acid sequence MTTSIRSTKPDKSDKRLPRRMPGWAKVLTAVVVVLVVMFAGIRLSLLPGLRDFFGTETHDRSGPALLESIQDMSRYDAASGNFQVVVDLEKDAKYLPDALRGTRTLYVGAGTVDAYVDLGKVGDKDVTVNDDRTSATLRLPHARLGTPALDPDRSYAVSKQRGLLDRLGDLFSDNPNGEQAVQKLAVRHIGDAAKESGLTARAETNTTDMLRGLLRSLGFKEVKVAYGP
- a CDS encoding response regulator transcription factor, translating into MACLGRGLSYAEIAGRLRVGEATVKTHVGRVPDQLDRRDRVRAVAFAFDHGPVRRGSSLPRPP